One window of the Acinonyx jubatus isolate Ajub_Pintada_27869175 chromosome A2, VMU_Ajub_asm_v1.0, whole genome shotgun sequence genome contains the following:
- the SMIM46 gene encoding small integral membrane protein 46: MLPWQPAPPPRSPEALQRKPAQRLCVFLVSLQREDSRESLGQPGMDMGSGSGQGRDSETTFQLWLQLLLWAHLTVRFLGYLHHAFWAPKARPAP, encoded by the coding sequence ATGCTTCCCTGGCAACCAGCTCCTCCTCCCCGGTCCCCCGAGGCCCTCCAGAGGAAGCCAGCTCAGAGGCTCTGCGTATTCCTGGTTTCCCTGCAGAGGGAAGATTCCAGGGAGAGCCTAGGGCAGCCTGGGATGGATATGGGGTCAGGCAGTGGCCAGGGCCGTGACTCGGAGACGACCTTccagctgtggctccagctgctcCTCTGGGCCCACCTGACTGTCCGTTTCCTGGGCTACCTGCACCACGCCTTCTGGGCACCTAAGGCGCGGCCAGCACCCTGA